Proteins encoded together in one Meles meles chromosome 7, mMelMel3.1 paternal haplotype, whole genome shotgun sequence window:
- the TOB2 gene encoding protein Tob2, producing MQLEIKVALNFIISYLYNKLPRRRADLFGEELERLLKKKYEGHWYPDKPLKGSGFRCVHIGELVDPVVELAARRSGLAVEDVRANVPEELSVWIDPFEVSYQIGEKGAVKVLYLDDSEGCVAPELDKEFKSSFNPDAQVFVPIGSQDSSLSNSPSPSFGQSPSPTFMPRSAQPITFTTASFAATKFGSTKMKKGGGAASGGGMTGGGASGPQPPQPQPQLARSPTNSLLKHKSLSLSLHSLNFMTATPAPQSQLSPNAKEFVYNGGGSPSLFFDGADGGGAGGASGAGSCNSSSFDVAQVFGGGANSLFLEKTPFVDGLSYNLNAMQYPGQPFQPVVLAN from the coding sequence ATGCAGCTGGAGATCAAAGTGGCCCTGAACTTTATCATCTCCTACTTGTACAACAAgctgccccggcgccgggcaGACCTGTTCGGGGAGGAGCTGGAGCGGCTCCTGAAAAAGAAATACGAAGGCCACTGGTACCCTGACAAGCCCCTGAAGGGCTCTGGCTTCCGCTGTGTTCACATCGGGGAGCTCGTGGACCCCGTGGTGGAGCTGGCGGCCCGGCGGAGTGGCCTGGCCGTGGAGGATGTGCGGGCCAACGTGCCCGAGGAGCTGAGCGTCTGGATTGACCCGTTCGAAGTGTCCTACCAGATCGGCGAGAAGGGGGCCGTGAAAGTGCTGTACCTGGATGACAGCGAGGGCTGTGTCGCCCCAGAGCTGGACAAGGAGTTCAAGAGCAGTTTCAACCCCGATGCGCAGGTCTTCGTGCCCATCGGCAGCCAGGACAGCTCCTTGTCCAACTCCCCGTCGCCGTCGTTCGGCCAGTCGCCCAGCCCCACCTTCATGCCCCGCTCTGCCCAGCCCATCACCTTCACCACCGCCTCCTTCGCGGCCACCAAGTTTGGCTCCACCAAGATGAAGAAGGGGGGAGGCGCCGCAAGCGGCGGGGGCATGACGGGCGGCGGGGCCAGCGgcccccagcctccccagccGCAGCCCCAGCTGGCCCGCTCCCCCACCAACAGCCTGCTGAAGCACAAGAGCCTGTCTCTGTCCCTGCACTCGCTGAACTTCATGACGGCCACCCCGGCCCCTCAGTCCCAGCTCTCCCCCAACGCCAAGGAGTTCGTGTACAACGGCGGGGGCTCCCCTAGCCTCTTCTTCGATGGGGCCGACGGCGGCGGGGCCGGCGGGGCCAGCGGGGCCGGCTCGTGCAACAGCAGCAGCTTCGACGTGGCCCAGGTGTTTGGGGGCGGCGCCAACAGCCTCTTCCTGGAGAAGACGCCCTTCGTGGACGGCCTCAGCTACAACCTGAACGCCATGCAGTATCCCGGCCAGCCCTTCCAGCCCGTCGTGCTGGCCAACTGA
- the PHF5A gene encoding PHD finger-like domain-containing protein 5A isoform X1, with product MAKHHPDLIFCRKQAGVAIGRLCEKCDGKCVICDSYVRPCTLVRICDECNYGSYQGRCVICGGPGVSDAYYCKECTIQEKDVSRDGCPKIVNLGSSKTDLFYERKKYGFKKR from the exons ATGGCTAAACATCATCCGGATTTGATTTTCTGCCGCAAACAGGCTGGTGTTG CCATCGGAAGACTGTGTGAAAAAT gTGATGGCAAGTGTGTGATCTGTGACTCCTACGTGCGTCCCTGCACCCTGGTGCGCATATGTGACGAGTGTAATTATGGCTCCTACCAGGGGCGCTGTGTGATCTGCGGGGGCCCTGGAGTCTCGGACGCCTATTATTGTAAGGAGTGCACCATCCAGGAGAAGGATGTGAGT AGAGATGGTTGCCCAAAGATTGTCAACTTGGGGAGCTCTAAGACCGATCTCTTCTATGAACGCAAAAAGTACGGCTTCAAGAAGAGGTGA
- the PHF5A gene encoding PHD finger-like domain-containing protein 5A isoform X2: MAKHHPDLIFCRKQAGVAIGRLCEKCDGKCVICDSYVRPCTLVRICDECNYGSYQGRCVICGGPGVSDAYYCKECTIQEKDRDGCPKIVNLGSSKTDLFYERKKYGFKKR; encoded by the exons ATGGCTAAACATCATCCGGATTTGATTTTCTGCCGCAAACAGGCTGGTGTTG CCATCGGAAGACTGTGTGAAAAAT gTGATGGCAAGTGTGTGATCTGTGACTCCTACGTGCGTCCCTGCACCCTGGTGCGCATATGTGACGAGTGTAATTATGGCTCCTACCAGGGGCGCTGTGTGATCTGCGGGGGCCCTGGAGTCTCGGACGCCTATTATTGTAAGGAGTGCACCATCCAGGAGAAGGAT AGAGATGGTTGCCCAAAGATTGTCAACTTGGGGAGCTCTAAGACCGATCTCTTCTATGAACGCAAAAAGTACGGCTTCAAGAAGAGGTGA